AATTAGACAATCAAAACTCTTTTTCAAAGCTTGCTTCTATACTTGAAAAAGCGAGTAGCAATGCAAAAAACATCCTTGATAACTCAAATATAAAAACCCTTTTAAAAGATGTTGATAAGCTTGATAGTGTGGTTAAATTTTTAGATAAAAATTTTTCAAAAGATCAAAATGGCGAGCTAGTAAAAAATCAAATAGGCAAAATGCAAAATTTCATCTCAAATTTAAGCGAGAAAGTCGCAAGCCTAGCAAATGAAAAGCTAAATCAAAATTTTGGTTTTAGCCAAAATCACAAAGAGCTAAAAACTATCCTTGATAGCATAAAAAACGATCTAAAAACGCTAAATAATATAGGCGATGAAGCAGGGCTTGTAAAAGCGTTTAATGAGATGAGCGATGTTTCAAAGGATGGCAGCTTGCAAGATAAGCTTCAAAGTGCGGCGAGACGTCTTGCTCATAGCCTAAGTCTTGCTGATGCTAAGGCAAGTTTGGCTAAAAATGAGCTAAGTGAGAGTAAGGCACTTTTAAAACAACTAAATCTCGCCACAAACGATATAAATAACATTACGACTAAAAATAGTGGCGAAATTTCAAAAGTGCTAAGCCAAGATATAAAAAGCACGCTTTTAAATATCAGTGAAAAGAGTCAAAACCCGCAAAGCGTAAATGCCGCAAATAAGATGATTTCACAGATCGAGATGCATCAAATGATATCAAGCCTTCAAGGCGGGATTCAAACTTATATGCCTTATATTTGGGATGGCGTTGAGGGTGGAAATATCGCATTTAAGCAAGGCAAAAAGGATAAATTTTACGCTCAGATCGATCTAACTTTTAAGAAATTTGGACAGATAAATGTGATGGTTGGACTTATTGATAAAAGATACATCGATCTTTCGGTAGCTACGCAAACAAATGAGTTTAAGGAGCTAATCCTCTCAAACTCTAGCGAATTAAAACAAGCAATATCAAAGCTTGGACTTATAGTTTCAAACTTTAATATCAAAACTTTGTCAAAAGTGAAGCTAAATGATAGATTTAAAAAATTTGGTGGCCTTGATGTGGGCTTTGATAAGAAAATTTAATGCAAGTAAATAAGAAAAAAGCAGTAGCTCTTGGCTACAACAGATCTAAAGATAATGCTCCAAGAGTGCTGGCTAGTGGCGCTGGAGAGATAGCAAATAGAATAATTGATCTTGCAAAAGAGCATGATATACCGATCAAAGAGGATCCTGATCTTATTGAAATTTTAAGCAAGGTTGAAGTTGATCAAGAAATTCCACCAAATTTATATAAAGCTGTTGCTGAAATTTTTAGCTTTTTATATAAGATTACAAAGAAATAATCTATGAATTTGCTTAAAAATTAGCAAGGCATATAAAGAGTGGCAGGGATATTGACGATATACAAAAAGTGGCGTAAGCTAAATATTAAATTAAAATTTTAAAGGCTATTTGTGGCACAAAAATTAATATTAATAGGGGCATCTACTGGCGGGCCTGGACATTTAAAAAAGTTATTAAAAAACGTAAAACTAAATGGAGCTATCATTGTGATAGCCCAGCACATGAATAAAATGTTTATAAATTCTTTTGCTATGCAAATCGGAAAAGAGTGCGGCTTGGATGTTGAAATTTTAAATGAGAGGAAAATTTTAAAAGAAAATACCGTATATGTCTGTGAACAAAATGTAGTGGTGTCGCCAAATTTACCAATCAGTGCAAAGCCAAATACAGAAGAAAAGACTATATATACGCCAAATGTTGATGTGTTGTTTAAATCTGGAGTTGGAATTTGTAAGAGCGCAAATGTCTTAGCTATCTTGCTAACTGGCATCGGAGATGATGGTGCATCTGGGCTTGATAAGCTTTATAAGGCTGGAGCAAAATGTATAGCTGAAAATGAAGAGAGCGCGATAGTTTATGGTATGCCAAAACGTGCAAAAGAGCTAAATCAAAGCTTAAAATCATTAAATCTAACTATGATAAAAAAAGAGCTGGAGGATTTTTTAAATGCTATTAACTAATGACGCAAAAGATACAAAAACAATGCAAACAAATACTTCACAAGATATGGATAGTTTTAATGAATTTATGAATGTTATCAAAACTCTTTGCGGAGTTGATCTGGAGCCAAAAAGAGATATCACATTGCAGCGAATTACCATTTTTATTAGAGATCGCCAGATAAAAAGCTTTAAAGATCTTGTTTCGATGATAAGATATAACTCAAGCTTGCGACAAGACATTTTAAATCTAGTAACTGTAAATGAGACTTATTTTTATAGAGAGTTGCCTCAACTTAAAGATGTGATATATTATGCAAAGGAGCTTGGAGGAGCTAGAATTTTGTGTGCTCCTTGCTCTACTGGAGATGAGTCATATTCTCTTGCAATGCTTGCTTATGAGATGGGATTTAAACAGCATGAAATTTCAATCGTAGGTATAGACATAAACTCAGAAGCCATAGCAAGCTGTCAAAATGGTATTTTTTGTGAGAGGAGCTTGCATAGGTTAAGCGATTTTCAAAAAGAGAGATTTTTTACAAAAGTCGATGATAAATTTAAGATAAAAAAAGAAAACTTACCAAGGTGTGAGTTTAAAATTTTAAATGTTTTTGATGATGCTATTTTTAATCTAGGAAAATTTGATATCGTGCTTTCAAGAAATATGATGATCTATTTTGATGATGATTTTAGATTAAAATGTGTTGAGAGGCTTCATAAATTGCTTAAGCCAGATGGTAGGCTTTATGCTGGGCACGCCGATCTTGTGCCTTACACTCCAGCTTATGAAAAACGCTTTTCAAATGGAACTACCTACTATTTGAAAAAATAAAAATTTACCAAGTCGCCTTTTAACTTAGGCGACTTAATTTAAAAACAATCACCTTATTTTGTAGCTTTTTAATACTATGTGATAGTGAAAAGCTCCTATAAAAAAGAGGCTTCCCATAAAACTTGCAATCATCTCAACGCTAAGTCCAATATCATAAAGCAGACCAATGATAAATGAAATGAGAGCACTAAAGCCAAGAAAAACCATATCGTTATATGCAATCACTCGGCCATAAAATTCTTTTTTACAGTTTTGCTGAAGCATCGTATAGGTGTAGCTCCAAAGACTTGATGTGCAAAATCCAGCAAAGATAATGCCAATAAGCGATAGATAAAAATTCCAAAGCGATAAAGCCCAAATAATGATACCAAGGCCTTGACCGATATATACGAAAATAAGCGTGTTTTTATTTATAAATTTACTAAGTATGGCTGGAGCAAACATAAGCGAAATGGACCTTGAGGTATTTAATAATCCTATAATTAGCGATGTCGAGAGCAAATTTGCATATTTGTAATCAGCTAAAAGTGCGATCAATGCATCATAAGCAGTAATGCCAACAAATGCGTGCAAAAATATAAGATGCACGATAAGCCTGTTTTCTTTTAAATACACAAGGCCATTTTTTAGCATTTTTAGTGGTTTTTCTATAAATTCTGGCTTTAGGCTTTGTAAATTTAAAAAATATAAAAATCCAAAGCTAAGAATGTATAGTATGCCATCAAGCAAAAAGGCGCTTTTAATGCCAAAAAAGTGTATGTAAACTCCAGCAAGCCCCATGCCAGCAGTGTATGAGACCGCCCAGATGATAGAGTGGATCTCGTTTGCGAGTTTGAGATTTTCTTTGCTTAAAATTTTTGGCAGCACGCTCATCTCTACTTGAAAATACATTCCTCCAGTGCCATTTCTAACAAAAATGATAAGTAAAAGTAGCCATAAAAAATCAAGTGAGTCTATAAAAAGAAGCATGAAAACGCTTATCGTCTCAACCGCCATCATGATGACAAGCATCGGTTTTGGGCTAAATTTATCAACTAAAATTCCACTAAACGGAGCTATGACAACACCTGGGATAAATGCCATCGCTGCACTTAGAGTAATCGCCCAAACAGGAGCGTCAAGCTTGATAAGAAGTGTAAAAATACCTGTGTGCGAAAACCATACGCCAAAATAGCATATAAGCTGAATGATGCTTAAGAGGCGAAAATTTTTCTCTTCTTTTAAAAGTTTAAGATATTCTTTCAACTTATTGATTCCACATTAGCGTTATTTGCTCTATCTTTGTTTCATCTGGTATATCGTTTAGGCTTGTTATCTCTTTGGCAAGTGGATTTTTTAGTGTGATTAACATATCGTGGCTATCTATTTTTAGATAGATATTGTTTTTGTCACTACTAAATTTAGAGATAACGAGAGAATTTTTTATATCTTTGAAATTTGATTTAAGGCTGATATTTTCTGGAGTTTTAAACTCGTTTGAGTAAATCTCAATGCTTGTGATAATGCCATTTAGCAAGGTGTATTCAAAAATTCTTTCATTTTTGTTTGTTACGATGTAACTGCTTTCTTTTTTTGTGTTATCCCGTTTTATGTTTTTTGAGCCATAAATTTTTATCACATCTCTATTTGCTGATTCGTTTGTCAGCTCTGCAAAAAAGCCTTTGCCAAAGAGATTTTTTTGATCTTTATCTTTTTTATATCGTCCGCTTATGTGAGCATTTTTACAAATTTTGTCATTTGCTACTAGAAAAATTGCATTATTTATTCTGTGTATGCTTAGAGCAATGCCTTTTTCATCTAAAAGGTAAAAAATTCCTTTGTCGTAAAGTAGCTCAGAGCTAAACTCGCAAAGTGGCGAGCCATTTTTTAATGATGAATAAAAGCTTATTTTTGCACCATTTTTACTTGGTACGATTACGATATCTAAAAAACTATCTTTGTTTTTAAATTTATAAAATTTAGCAAAAAAACTATCTTTGTAAGCTTTATTTACCGGCTCGAAATTATAAATTTGAGCTAGCACGCCAACTCGCTTATTTTTCTTGTCATCAAGTTGAAGAAGTGAGTTTTTATTTGGCGCAAAGTAGCTAAGATTGCCATTTTCATCTTTTAAAATGATAGCACTATCATCAACATCAAATGTGCCATTTTTTTCAACCAAGCTTACTTCTTTATCCATAGTAAGCATTGTTTTTGTGTAGGTTTTATCTTTATTTAGCGTAATGATAGTTTTTATGCCTTCGCAGTTTGGGCAAGGCAAAATAGTGTGAAAACTACTATAAATTGAGTTTGGAAGTATTAGCTTTTCTGGCTTTTTGGGTGTATTTGCCTGAACTAGCGGTTTGTCTTCTTTTGTTGCATTTTGTGTGCTTTGTTTTGGCTCTAAATTTTCATTTTTTGCGCAGCCAAGGATGAAAAATGAGATAAGTATGGCAAAAAGATATTTCATTTGCAACTCCTTAAAAATTGCAAAATTATATCATTTTGCCTTTAAAATTTATTTTACGCGTTTAAAGATGTATTTATCTTTTAGCTCGCCAGTGACCTCTTTTTGATCCATATCTAGCATTTTTAGGTTCTCGCCTTCTATCTTATAAAAGCTCTTTTCTTTATACTCATCAATCGTTGTTATCACGCCATTTTCGATTGAGTATTTGCCTTTACTAACGGCTTTGTAGTTGTCTTTTGACTTATAGTCCATCACGCTTTCAAATGTACCATCTTTTTTTAATGTTAAGCGTGAATCAATACCCATGCAACTAGCGCAAGGTAAAAATGCTTTATAAGTACCCTCGATGCTGTTAATTGGAGCTTCGCAGCTACTTTTTACTTCACATTTGCCTTGTGGGACGTTTGTGTTTTGGCTAGATGAGGCACAACCTGCCAAAAGTAGAGCCGCACTTAGTGCAAATATAAAATTTTTCATGCTAATCCTTTTTGAAAATAAAATTTAAAATGTATTATAATACTTAAGAAAATAACAAATTATAAATTAAAGGAGTAAAAATGCAAATCGAAGCATTTGGCGTTTTAGTCGTAGTTCTGGTTATCTTTGCGTTCTTGTTTTTAAAGGCTGGTATCAAGATCGTCTCACAAGCTGATAATCTACTCATCGAGCGACTTGGTAAATTTCACAAAGTGCTTGACGGTGGATTTCACATAATTATCCCATTTGTAGATCAAATAAGAGCGATAATCACCGTAAAAGAACAGCTTGTAGACATCACAAAACAGCAAGTCATCACAAAAGATAACGTAAACATAAGCGTCGATGGCATCGTCTTTTTAAAGGTATTTGATGCAAAAATGGCTGTTTATAACGTAGATAACTATAAGCGCGCCATAGCAAATTTAGCCATGACAACACTTCGTGGCGAAATAGGCGCGATGAATCTTGACGACACGCTAAGCTCACGTGACCGCCTAAATGCCGCACTTCAAGTGGCTCTTGGCGATGCAGCTGGCAACTGGGGCGTAAAGATCATGAGGGTTGAAATTTCTGAAATTTCTGTCCCGCTTGGCATCGAAGAGGCGATGAATATGCAGATGAAAGCTGAGCGTGAAAAGCGCGCGATCGAACTAAAGGCCTTGGCTGAAAAAGAGGCACTAATACGCAACGCAGAGGCGCTAAAGCAAGAAAAAGTGCTTCAAGCAGAGGCGATAGAGCGTATGGCTGATGCGAAAAAATATGAGCAAATCGCCATCGCAACGGCTCAAAAAGAGGCTATGGATATGATAAATGATAGCATGAGCAAAAACGCAAATGCGGCTGAATTTTTGCTTGCTCGTGACAGGGTTGGGGCATTTAGCGAGCTAGCTAAGAATAGCTCAAAAGATAAAATTTTAGTCCCTTACGAGGCGACTGAGCTAATTGGCTCGCTTAGCGTTTTAAAGAATTTCTTAGCTAAGGATAAGGCGTGATCAGCCCTTATATAATGATAGCTATTGGTGCACTCTTATGCGCACTTGAATTTACGCTTTTTTCATTTTATTTGCTATTTTTCGGACTGGCTTTTATTGTTGTTGGAGTAGTAAATTTTGGAGTTGCCTTTGAGTGGCCATATCAAATTTTAGGCGTCTCAGCACTTGCGCTTATCTTGCTTGTGCTTTTAAAAGCACCGCTAAAGAGCAAATTTATGTCTAGAAAAGAGAGCTTTAATGAGGAATTTTTAGACGAGGCCGGCGTTGGCGAGATCAGAGAAAATATGGTCTATTTTAAGGGTACGCTTTGGAAATATGACGGAAATTTAGCTAACGGAGAGAAGGTGCGAGTTCTTGGCACCAAAGGCGACAAGGTGATAGTTGGGTAAAAGTGCCAGTTGGCACTTTTATTAATGTTTATGCATCATTTGGTGGTCATGTGCATGGCCGCCATTTTGCATGTCGCCGTGGTGTTCGCAACTTCCCTTATCTTTTGTCGCCATGTTTTGGTGGTGAGGGCAGCCACATTCTGCGTGTCCAGCTTCGTTTGGCTTTGGCTCATTTTTGGCACAACCAACTAAAAATAGGCCTACAACTGCGGCTAAAACTATCTTTTTCATATTTACTCCTTCAAAAAGTTTCCTATTTTATCTTTTAAAAATTAAAATTTGGTAACTACATGATTTATCAGATTTAAAAGCATTTTTAGCTAAACTCTCGCCCAAAAATAAGCAAAATAAAAGGTTAAATTTGAAAAGACTTAGTGTAAATGAGGCCATCGATCTTACAGAAAATGCACCGCTTTACGAGCTTGGCAAGATGGCACTAGCTAGAAAAAAAGAGCTTCATCCAGAGGGCATTACGACCTTCATCGTAGATCGCAACATCAACTATACAAATGTCTGCTGGGTGGATTGTAAATTTTGCGCATTTTACCGCCATGCAAAAGAGGAAGACGCTTATGTGCTAAGTTTTGAAGAGATCGGCAAGAAGATCGAGGAGCTAATCGCCATTGGTGGCACTCAAATTTTATTTCAAGGCGGCGTTCATCCAAAGCTAAAAATCGAGTGGTACGAGGAGCTTGTAAGCTACATCAGCAAACACTATCCAAGCATCACAATACATGGCTTTTCGGCAGTTGAGATCGACTACATCGCAAGAATTTCAAAAATTTCTACAAAAGAGGTCTTAAGACGCCTAAACGAAAAGGGCCTATACTCGATGCCAGGCGCTGGAGCAGAAATTTTAAGCGACCGAGTGCGTGACATCATTGCGCCAAAAAAATGTGACACTGCAGACTGGCTTCGCATACACAAAGAGGCACACGAGCTTGGCATGAAAACGACTGCCACGATGATGTTTGGTACGGTTGAGAGCACTCGTGAGATCGTGGAGCACTGGGAGCACATCAGAAATTTACAAGATGAGACGGCTGGATTTAGGGCATTTATACTTTGGAGCTTTCAAGGGCTAAATACAAAGCTCATGCAAGAATTTCCAGAGATCAAAAAGCAAAGCTCAAACGTCTATCTAAGGCTTCTTGCCGTTTCAAGGCTCTTTTTGGATAACTTTAAAAATATCCAAAGCAGCTGGGTCACACAGGGCAGCTACGTTGGTCAGCTCGCACTTCTTTTTGGCGCAAACGACCTTGGTAGCACAATGATGGAAGAAAACGTCGTAAAAGCCGCAGGAGCGAGCTTTAGGATGAATCAAGATCAGATGATCGAGCTTATAAAAGATGTCGGAGAAATTCCAGCTAAGCGCAACACAAACTATGATATTTTGGAGAAATTTTAGATGAAAATTTTAGATATCAATGTAAAAAATGTAAAAATCCCAGTCGTTTTTGAAAGCTCAAAAGCGATGCCAGTAGTGAGCCTCAGACTTGTTTTCAAAGCAGCTGGTAGCTCTCAAAATGGCAAGCTCGCAGGCCTTGCAAGACTAAGCACAAATTTACTAAACGAAGGCGATATGAAGCTAGGCTCAGCTAAATTCGCTAAAGAGCTTGAAGTAAGAGCGATCAGCCTAAATGCAAGCTGTGGCTTTGAGACATTTTGCATCGATCTAAACTGCCTAAAAGAGCACTTTGCCTTTGCATGCGGTAAGCTAAAAGAGCTTATAAGCGCTCCAAATTTAACAGAAGAAATTCTAAATAGGTGTAAAACTGTCACACTTGGCGAGATCGCAGCAAATGAAAACGACTTTGACTACGTGGCAAGGCAGGGGCTTTTTGAGCTTTTATACCCAAAAAGCGTGCTTGCTCAGCCAAGTATCGGCACTAAAAAGAGCATAAAAGCTATCACGCTTGAAGATGTGAGGAAATTTTTAAACGAGCATTTAGACCTTTCAAATTTGCTTTGCGTGCTAGGTGGCGACATCAACGAGAAGCAGGCAAAAGAGCTTGCTAGCGTTCTAGAGATCCTAAAGCCTGGCAAGGTGCGAAAACTAGAGCGCTTTATCCCAAGTGATAAGTGCGAAAACAGTGAGATTATCAGACAAAGCGAGCAGGCCTACATCTACTTTGGCGCGCCATTTAACGTAAGACCTGAGGAGAAATACAAGGCCGCAGTGGCGACATTTATCTTGGGTGAGGGTGGCTTTGGCTCGAGGCTCATGGAGGAGATCCGCGTGAAAAGAGGGCTTGCATATAGCGCCTACGCTAGAAATTTGCTAAATCTCTCTTACAGCCAGCTATACGGCTACATGCAGACAAAAAATGAAAAAAAAGATGAGGCTATCGCTGTTATAAAAGAGGAAATTTTAAAATTTAGTAAAAAAGGCGTTAGCAATGCCGAGCTTGAGCAGGCAAAGAAATTCTTACTTGGTTCGTTACCTCTTAGGCTAGAGACGCTATTTAAACGCCTTGATATCGCACAAAGCGAGTTTTATGAGCACGGCGAGCTTGGGGCATTTTTGAAGGATCTGGATAAAATTTCAGCCCTTTCGCTAAGCGAGCTAAACAGCTTCATAAAAGCCCACGCAGAGATCAATCAGCTAAGTTTTTGCGTTTTAAAAAATGAAATTTGAAGCAAGCGACAGGACAAAACTTCTAAAAATAGGCGTGCTTAGCCTACTTGACCTTGCTCTAGTGTTGCCAAAGGGCTTTGAGGATACGACGATCGCTAAGAGCCCAAGAGAGGGGCAGGTCTGCATAAATGTAAAGATCACCTCGCTCGCCTCGCGCCCTAGCATGCTAACGGCGCTTGCCTTTTGCGAGCAGTGGCAAAGTAGCGTAAAGATCGTCATTTTTAACGCAAAGTCCTGGCACTACGGCGCTTTTAAGGTCGGCAAAGAGATGGCGATATATGGGCTTTGCTCCTATGCCTTTGGCTCGTGGCAGATCGTAAATCCAAAAATCACCACAAAAATAGGCCAGATCGTGCCTAAATTTAAGACCGAGTTAAAAGATGATGAAGTCAAAAAACTTGTTTTAAAATATATAAATTTAAAAAATTTATTAGCTGAGGGCTTAAGTGAGCGAGAGGCTAAATTTCTAGCTGATTTGCAGCGGCTAGACGAGCAAAGCGTGCAAATTTTATACCGCCTAAAAAATGACAATGAGGGCGTGCATATTTTAAAATTTGTAGAAATTTTTAACTACATAAAAAAGCTAAGTGCGAAAAAAACCTACTTTAAAAGCCCAAAAATCAAGCTTCTTGATATAAGCTCTTGGCTTAAGAGCTTGCCATTTACGCCGACAAATGACCAGCTAAACGCAGTAAATGACATCAGAGACGACCTTAGTGCTGTGCAGGCAAAAAGGCGCGTCATAATGGGCGATG
This window of the Campylobacter concisus genome carries:
- a CDS encoding FlhB-like flagellar biosynthesis protein encodes the protein MQVNKKKAVALGYNRSKDNAPRVLASGAGEIANRIIDLAKEHDIPIKEDPDLIEILSKVEVDQEIPPNLYKAVAEIFSFLYKITKK
- a CDS encoding MFS transporter → MKEYLKLLKEEKNFRLLSIIQLICYFGVWFSHTGIFTLLIKLDAPVWAITLSAAMAFIPGVVIAPFSGILVDKFSPKPMLVIMMAVETISVFMLLFIDSLDFLWLLLLIIFVRNGTGGMYFQVEMSVLPKILSKENLKLANEIHSIIWAVSYTAGMGLAGVYIHFFGIKSAFLLDGILYILSFGFLYFLNLQSLKPEFIEKPLKMLKNGLVYLKENRLIVHLIFLHAFVGITAYDALIALLADYKYANLLSTSLIIGLLNTSRSISLMFAPAILSKFINKNTLIFVYIGQGLGIIIWALSLWNFYLSLIGIIFAGFCTSSLWSYTYTMLQQNCKKEFYGRVIAYNDMVFLGFSALISFIIGLLYDIGLSVEMIASFMGSLFFIGAFHYHIVLKSYKIR
- a CDS encoding CheB methylesterase domain-containing protein, whose translation is MAQKLILIGASTGGPGHLKKLLKNVKLNGAIIVIAQHMNKMFINSFAMQIGKECGLDVEILNERKILKENTVYVCEQNVVVSPNLPISAKPNTEEKTIYTPNVDVLFKSGVGICKSANVLAILLTGIGDDGASGLDKLYKAGAKCIAENEESAIVYGMPKRAKELNQSLKSLNLTMIKKELEDFLNAIN
- a CDS encoding SPFH domain-containing protein, with the translated sequence MQIEAFGVLVVVLVIFAFLFLKAGIKIVSQADNLLIERLGKFHKVLDGGFHIIIPFVDQIRAIITVKEQLVDITKQQVITKDNVNISVDGIVFLKVFDAKMAVYNVDNYKRAIANLAMTTLRGEIGAMNLDDTLSSRDRLNAALQVALGDAAGNWGVKIMRVEISEISVPLGIEEAMNMQMKAEREKRAIELKALAEKEALIRNAEALKQEKVLQAEAIERMADAKKYEQIAIATAQKEAMDMINDSMSKNANAAEFLLARDRVGAFSELAKNSSKDKILVPYEATELIGSLSVLKNFLAKDKA
- a CDS encoding M16 family metallopeptidase; protein product: MKILDINVKNVKIPVVFESSKAMPVVSLRLVFKAAGSSQNGKLAGLARLSTNLLNEGDMKLGSAKFAKELEVRAISLNASCGFETFCIDLNCLKEHFAFACGKLKELISAPNLTEEILNRCKTVTLGEIAANENDFDYVARQGLFELLYPKSVLAQPSIGTKKSIKAITLEDVRKFLNEHLDLSNLLCVLGGDINEKQAKELASVLEILKPGKVRKLERFIPSDKCENSEIIRQSEQAYIYFGAPFNVRPEEKYKAAVATFILGEGGFGSRLMEEIRVKRGLAYSAYARNLLNLSYSQLYGYMQTKNEKKDEAIAVIKEEILKFSKKGVSNAELEQAKKFLLGSLPLRLETLFKRLDIAQSEFYEHGELGAFLKDLDKISALSLSELNSFIKAHAEINQLSFCVLKNEI
- a CDS encoding copper resistance protein NlpE: MKNFIFALSAALLLAGCASSSQNTNVPQGKCEVKSSCEAPINSIEGTYKAFLPCASCMGIDSRLTLKKDGTFESVMDYKSKDNYKAVSKGKYSIENGVITTIDEYKEKSFYKIEGENLKMLDMDQKEVTGELKDKYIFKRVK
- a CDS encoding dehypoxanthine futalosine cyclase, translating into MKRLSVNEAIDLTENAPLYELGKMALARKKELHPEGITTFIVDRNINYTNVCWVDCKFCAFYRHAKEEDAYVLSFEEIGKKIEELIAIGGTQILFQGGVHPKLKIEWYEELVSYISKHYPSITIHGFSAVEIDYIARISKISTKEVLRRLNEKGLYSMPGAGAEILSDRVRDIIAPKKCDTADWLRIHKEAHELGMKTTATMMFGTVESTREIVEHWEHIRNLQDETAGFRAFILWSFQGLNTKLMQEFPEIKKQSSNVYLRLLAVSRLFLDNFKNIQSSWVTQGSYVGQLALLFGANDLGSTMMEENVVKAAGASFRMNQDQMIELIKDVGEIPAKRNTNYDILEKF
- a CDS encoding CheR family methyltransferase, translated to MLLTNDAKDTKTMQTNTSQDMDSFNEFMNVIKTLCGVDLEPKRDITLQRITIFIRDRQIKSFKDLVSMIRYNSSLRQDILNLVTVNETYFYRELPQLKDVIYYAKELGGARILCAPCSTGDESYSLAMLAYEMGFKQHEISIVGIDINSEAIASCQNGIFCERSLHRLSDFQKERFFTKVDDKFKIKKENLPRCEFKILNVFDDAIFNLGKFDIVLSRNMMIYFDDDFRLKCVERLHKLLKPDGRLYAGHADLVPYTPAYEKRFSNGTTYYLKK
- a CDS encoding flagellar hook-length control protein FliK, which encodes MNISNTSVQTGQNTTQNVPVRKNEGSLFKNQPSVQTPSEQSISETLDNVGKLVARVLDDLKSASSLSKAEQILSQAKDTKIAPNLASELSDLAKSLEVEATQNESPEIKSLALKLKEFLKPIADLKAGSLNDQIKNSGVMLEANLKDALSPEKLPSSVQKLLSDIKNLSSGNLLNQILTLNDEKLDNQNSFSKLASILEKASSNAKNILDNSNIKTLLKDVDKLDSVVKFLDKNFSKDQNGELVKNQIGKMQNFISNLSEKVASLANEKLNQNFGFSQNHKELKTILDSIKNDLKTLNNIGDEAGLVKAFNEMSDVSKDGSLQDKLQSAARRLAHSLSLADAKASLAKNELSESKALLKQLNLATNDINNITTKNSGEISKVLSQDIKSTLLNISEKSQNPQSVNAANKMISQIEMHQMISSLQGGIQTYMPYIWDGVEGGNIAFKQGKKDKFYAQIDLTFKKFGQINVMVGLIDKRYIDLSVATQTNEFKELILSNSSELKQAISKLGLIVSNFNIKTLSKVKLNDRFKKFGGLDVGFDKKI
- a CDS encoding NfeD family protein, yielding MISPYIMIAIGALLCALEFTLFSFYLLFFGLAFIVVGVVNFGVAFEWPYQILGVSALALILLVLLKAPLKSKFMSRKESFNEEFLDEAGVGEIRENMVYFKGTLWKYDGNLANGEKVRVLGTKGDKVIVG
- a CDS encoding copper resistance protein NlpE codes for the protein MKYLFAILISFFILGCAKNENLEPKQSTQNATKEDKPLVQANTPKKPEKLILPNSIYSSFHTILPCPNCEGIKTIITLNKDKTYTKTMLTMDKEVSLVEKNGTFDVDDSAIILKDENGNLSYFAPNKNSLLQLDDKKNKRVGVLAQIYNFEPVNKAYKDSFFAKFYKFKNKDSFLDIVIVPSKNGAKISFYSSLKNGSPLCEFSSELLYDKGIFYLLDEKGIALSIHRINNAIFLVANDKICKNAHISGRYKKDKDQKNLFGKGFFAELTNESANRDVIKIYGSKNIKRDNTKKESSYIVTNKNERIFEYTLLNGIITSIEIYSNEFKTPENISLKSNFKDIKNSLVISKFSSDKNNIYLKIDSHDMLITLKNPLAKEITSLNDIPDETKIEQITLMWNQ